In Cicer arietinum cultivar CDC Frontier isolate Library 1 chromosome 7, Cicar.CDCFrontier_v2.0, whole genome shotgun sequence, a single window of DNA contains:
- the LOC101514130 gene encoding uncharacterized protein, with protein MDRTSMYNRVHENRRGLKKEYVNGVKDFVKRALKQPICISEGGIRCSCIKCKCMKISAATTVRLHLYRDGFQPDYWIWTEHEEVKLMVETRGGSTSSRIVHHDDQFNAVDEMVFDAFRPYRDFIDVNTNMGNETFAEDELPNEDAKRFYDKLISTNKPIYEGATQSMFSICVQLLAIRSNWHVPQKCIDFVTKMLKSVCPVPTCLLDNYYQATQFVSKLGLKVEKIDCCKKGCMLYYKDDNKLSECKICHSPRFIPCKTGMGKYKDVPAKRMFYFPIIPRLQRLYASTESAAEMRWHHENKKSSNVLRHPSDGKAWKHFDDVYTDFASDPRNVRLGLCSDGFTPYIQTSASSYSCWPVILTPYNLPPEMCMTKPYLFLTCLIPGPSNPKQNIDVYLQPLIDDLQRLWSNDILTYDISTKQNFIMKACLMWTINDFSAYGMLSGWGTQGKLACPHCMEDTKAFTLKYGGKNSWARDIGGVSNFPKVTEIDWKKKLNGDGVGHNWKKRSVFWDLPYWKDNLLRQNLDVMHIEKNVFDNIFNIVMNIKGKTKYNEKARKDLSLLCFCGDLEMKVLSNGKKGKPKANYTLTSSDVKLVCKWLKELRMPYGYASNLARCVNVENGTIHGMKSHDCHVFMECLLP; from the exons ATGGATCGTACTTCGATGTACAATAGGGTGCATGAAAATAGACGCGGATTGAAAAAGGAGTATGTTAATGGTGTTAAAGATTTTGTGAAGAGGGCTTTGAAACAACCGATTTGTATATCTGAGGGAGGGATAAGGTGTTCGTGTATAAAATGCAAGTGTATGAAGATATCTGCAGCAACTACTGTTAGACTTCACTTGTATCGAGATGGATTTCAACCAGATTATTGGATTTGGACTGAACACGAAGAAGTGAAGCTAATGGTTGAAACAAGGGGTGGTTCGACTAGTAGTAGGATTGTACATCATGACGACCAATTTAATGCAGTGGATGAAATGGTGTTTGATGCTTTTAGGCCTTATCGAGATTTCATTGATGTGAACACTAACATGGGAAATGAGACATTTGCTGAGGATGAGTTGCCTAACGAAGATGCAAAACGGTTTTATGACAAGTTGATATCCACCAACAAGCCCATCTACGAGGGGGCTACTCAATCAATGTTTTCAATATGTGTTCAACTTCTAGCAATTAGGTCTAATTGGCATGTTCCACAAAAATGTATAGATTTTGTTACAAAAATGCTTAAAAGTGTATGTCCAGTGCCAACATGCTTGCTCGATAACTATTACCAAGCAACACAATTCGTATCAAAGTTAGGgttgaaggttgagaagattgaTTGTTGTAAGAAAGGGTGTATGTTATATTACAAGGATGATAACAAATTATCTGAGTGCAAAATTTGTCATTCTCCTAGGTTCATTCCATGTAAGACTGGTATGGGAAAATACAAAGATGTTCCAGCAAAAAGAATGTTTTATTTCCCTATCATTCCTAGATTACAAAGATTGTATGCATCAACAGAGTCTGCAGCTGAAATGAGATGGCATCACGAGAATAAAAAGAGTTCAAACGTCCTTCGCCATCCGTCTGATGGAAAAGCGTGGAAACATTTTGACGATGTATATACTGACTTTGCTAGTGACCCTAGAAATGTAAGGTTGGGTCTATGTTCAGATGGATTTACTCCTTATATTCAAACGTCTGCTTCTTCATACTCTTGTTGGCCAGTTATACTCACTCCATACAATCTTCCCCCTGAAATGTGCATGACCAAACCATACTTATTTTTGACTTGTCTCATACCTGGACCTTCTAATCCCAAACAAAATATAGATGTCTACTTGCAACCATTGATTGATGATTTGCAACGATTGTGGTCCAACGACATTTTGACCTATGATATATCCACAAAACAAAACTTCATCATGAAAGCATGCTTGATGTggacaattaatgatttttccGCCTATGGTATGTTATCTGGATGGGGAACACAAGGTAAGTTGGCATGTCCTCATTGTATGGAAGACACAAAAGCTTTCACTTTGAAATATGGCGGTAAGAATTCTTG GGCAAGAGATATCGGGGGGGTGAGTAATTTTCCAAAAGTGACTGAAATTGATTGGAAAAAGAAATTGAACGGGGATGGAGTGGGTCATAATTGGAAAAAACGAAGTGTTTTTTGGGATCTTCCATATTGGAAGGATAACTTGTTAAGGCAGAACCTCGATGTGATGCACATAGAGAAAAATGTCTTCgataatatatttaacattgTTATGAATATTAAAGGTAAAACAAAGTATAATGAAAAGGCGAGAAAAGACTTGTCTTTATTATGCTTTTGCGGGGACTTGGAGATGAAAGTCTTATCTAACGGAAAGAAGGGTAAACCAAAGGCAAATTACACTTTGACATCATCAGATGTCAAGTTGGTTTGTAAATGGCTTAAGGAATTGAGAATGCCTTATGGCTATGCTTCAAACCTTGCTAGGTGTGTCAATGTTGAGAATGGTACGATACACGGGATGAAGAGCCATGACTGTCATGTTTTCATGGAATGTTTACTCCCATGA